In a single window of the Magnolia sinica isolate HGM2019 chromosome 7, MsV1, whole genome shotgun sequence genome:
- the LOC131251678 gene encoding alpha/beta hydrolase domain-containing protein WAV2 isoform X1: MVSYLNAALYGLYGLGGIVVAGVALLVAFQEKLVYVPVLPGLTKSYPITPARLRLKYEDVWLRSSDGVRLHAWFIKLFPEHQGPTILFFQENAGNIAHRLEFVRVMLQKLQCNVFMLSYRGYGESDGYPSQHGITRDAQAALDYLVKRTDIDTARIVVFGRSLGGAVGSVLTRNNPDKVAALIMENTFTSILDMAGVLLPFLKWFIGGSASKGPKVLNCLVRSPWSTIDVVGEIKQPVLFLSGLQDEMVPPSHMKMLFDKAIEHNRRCLFVDFPTGMHMDTWLVGGDRYWRSIQLFLAQNLPEDKTSDGHINGHDGAYPNIHPVDVFTMVHP, from the exons GGTGTGGCTCTTCTGGTGGCTTTTCAGGAGAAGCTGGTGTATGTTCCAGTCCTGCCGGGCCTCACCAAATCCTACCCGATCACGCCCGCACGTCTCCGCCTCAAGTACGAAGATGTGTGGCTGAGATCGTCCGATGGGGTCCGCCTCCATGCCTGGTTCATCAAGCTCTTCCCCGAGCATCAAG GTCCTACCATTCTCTTTTTTCAGGAAAATGCTGGCA ATATTGCCCACCGTCTTGAATTTGTTCGTGTGATGCTGCAGAAATTGCAGTGCAATGTATTCATGCTTTCTTATAGGGG ATATGGGGAGAGTGATGGCTACCCTTCCCAACATGGTATTACTAGGGATGCTCAG GCAGCGTTGGATTATCTGGTCAAGAGGACTGACATTGACACAGCCAGGATAGTTGTTTTTGGAAGATCTCTTGGGGGTGCAGTTGGATCAGTTCTCACACGAAACAATCCTGACAAG GTTGCTGCTCTGATAATGGAGAACACTTTCACTTCGATTCTGGACATGGCTGGAGTGCTACTGCCCTTCCTGAAGTGGTTCATAGGAGGCAGTGCTTCTAAAGGCCCAAAGGTTCTCAATTGTCTCGTACGCTCACCTTGGAGTACAATTGATGTTGTTGGCGAG ATCAAACAGCCAGTTCTGTTCCTCTCTGGGTTGCAAGATGAGATGGTTCCACCATCTCATATGAAGATGCTCTTTGACAAAGCAATAGAACACAACAGGAGGTGTCTATTTGTCGATTTTCCAACTGGTATGCATATGGACACATGGTTGGTTGGAGGGGACCGATATTGGAGGTCAATTCAGCTATTTCTGGCGCAAAACCTTCCAGAGGACAAGACAAGTGATGGCCATATTAATG GTCACGACGGAGCCTACCCGAATATCCATCCAGTGGATGTTTTCaccatggtccatccatag
- the LOC131251678 gene encoding alpha/beta hydrolase domain-containing protein WAV2 isoform X2, whose protein sequence is MVSYLNAALYGLYGLGGIVVAGVALLVAFQEKLVYVPVLPGLTKSYPITPARLRLKYEDVWLRSSDGVRLHAWFIKLFPEHQGPTILFFQENAGNIAHRLEFVRVMLQKLQCNVFMLSYRGYGESDGYPSQHGITRDAQAALDYLVKRTDIDTARIVVFGRSLGGAVGSVLTRNNPDKVAALIMENTFTSILDMAGVLLPFLKWFIGGSASKGPKVLNCLVRSPWSTIDVVGEIKQPVLFLSGLQDEMVPPSHMKMLFDKAIEHNRRCLFVDFPTGMHMDTWLVGGDRYWRSIQLFLAQNLPEDKTSDGHINDADVR, encoded by the exons GGTGTGGCTCTTCTGGTGGCTTTTCAGGAGAAGCTGGTGTATGTTCCAGTCCTGCCGGGCCTCACCAAATCCTACCCGATCACGCCCGCACGTCTCCGCCTCAAGTACGAAGATGTGTGGCTGAGATCGTCCGATGGGGTCCGCCTCCATGCCTGGTTCATCAAGCTCTTCCCCGAGCATCAAG GTCCTACCATTCTCTTTTTTCAGGAAAATGCTGGCA ATATTGCCCACCGTCTTGAATTTGTTCGTGTGATGCTGCAGAAATTGCAGTGCAATGTATTCATGCTTTCTTATAGGGG ATATGGGGAGAGTGATGGCTACCCTTCCCAACATGGTATTACTAGGGATGCTCAG GCAGCGTTGGATTATCTGGTCAAGAGGACTGACATTGACACAGCCAGGATAGTTGTTTTTGGAAGATCTCTTGGGGGTGCAGTTGGATCAGTTCTCACACGAAACAATCCTGACAAG GTTGCTGCTCTGATAATGGAGAACACTTTCACTTCGATTCTGGACATGGCTGGAGTGCTACTGCCCTTCCTGAAGTGGTTCATAGGAGGCAGTGCTTCTAAAGGCCCAAAGGTTCTCAATTGTCTCGTACGCTCACCTTGGAGTACAATTGATGTTGTTGGCGAG ATCAAACAGCCAGTTCTGTTCCTCTCTGGGTTGCAAGATGAGATGGTTCCACCATCTCATATGAAGATGCTCTTTGACAAAGCAATAGAACACAACAGGAGGTGTCTATTTGTCGATTTTCCAACTGGTATGCATATGGACACATGGTTGGTTGGAGGGGACCGATATTGGAGGTCAATTCAGCTATTTCTGGCGCAAAACCTTCCAGAGGACAAGACAAGTGATGGCCATATTAATG ATGCAGATGTGAGGTGA